One Glycine max cultivar Williams 82 chromosome 1, Glycine_max_v4.0, whole genome shotgun sequence genomic window, ttgatgttttaaaatataacaggGTTAGTACaagtttcattttcattatatttggAAATTCATGCATGTTCGTAGAATGCAGCTAGTATGATGGTATTCACTAACTGTTATCCTGAATTTTGTGTCAGGGAACTGAAGCAATAGAAGGCATCATTTTAGATTTGTCTAAAATTGAGGATCTACATTTGAGCTTTGACTCCTTTACAAAAATGACTAACGTAagatttcttaaattttattatggaAAGTGGAGTAGCAAAGGTAAAATTTACCTTCCTAAGAATGGTCTTAAGTCATTGTCTGACAAATTAAGGCACCTTCAATGGCATGGATACTGTTTGGAGTCTTTGCCATCAACCTTTTCTGCTAAATTCCTTGTTGAGCTTGTCATGCCCTACAGCAACCTTCAAAAGCTTTGGGACGGAGTTCAGGTACATGAATCTATCTATTCttattactttttgtttttaaatttttacagaATTTCCACAAAACCATTGCTTGCGTGATGTGCCTATAAATACTCAATTTCTTGTTCACTCGAAGCACTGCATGTGACACGTCTTCCTTGTAACAGAATCTTGTGAATCTAAAGGACATTGACCTTAGATACTGCGAAAACCTGGTTGAGGTCCCAGACTTATCCAAGGCCACAAATCTGGAAGATTTATCTCTTTCTCAGTGTAAAAGTCTGCGTCAGGTTCATCCATCCATTTTGTCTCTCCCAAAGCTTCAGAGTCTGGATTTAGAAGGCTGCATTGAGATTCAAAGTCTTCAAAGTGACGTTCATTTAGAATCTCTCCAAGACCTTCGTCTCAGCAACTGCTCATCCCTCAAGGAATTTTCAGTGATGTCAGTGGAACTTCGAAGATTATGGTTAGATGGCACACATATCCAAGAATTGCCCGCATCAATTTGGGGTTGTACAAAACTCAAGTTTATTGATGTACAAGGTTGTGACAACCTTGACGGTTTTGGGGACAAGTTGTCTTATGATCCaagaacaacatgttttaatagTCTGGTCCTTTCTGGGTGCAAACAACTCAATGCATCGAATCTAGATTTTATCCTTGTTGGTATGCGGTCTTTAACATCGCTAGAGTTGGAAAATTGTTTCAACTTACGAACACTCCCTGATAGCATTGGCTTGCTGTCATCATTGAAACTCTTAAAACTAAGCAGAAGTAATGTTGAGAGCTTGCCTGCAAGCATCGAGAATCTTGTAAAGTTGAGAAGGCTTTATTTAGATCACTGCATGAAACTTGTGTCCCTGCCAGAACTTCCAGAGTCCCTGTGGTTGTTAAGTGCAGTTAACTGTGCATCTTTGGTGACAAACTTCACTCAGCTGAACATACCCTTTCAACTTAAACAAGGACTTGAAGATCTCCCTCAATCTGTTTTCCTCCCTGGAGACCATGTTCCTGAAAGGTTCAGCTTTCATGCTGAAGGGGCTTCAGTAACTATTCCGCATCTTCCACTTTCTGACTTATTATGCGGCTTAATTTTTTGCGTCTTTCTTTCTCAGTCACCCCCACATGGAAAATATGTTTATGTTGATTGCTTTATCTACAAAAATTCCCAAAGGATCGATGGCAGAGGCGCCAGACTTCACGATCAGAATTTGATTTTGGATCATGTGTTTCTTTGGTTTGTTGACATAAAACAATTTGGAGATGATTCCTTGCTTAGGAGGTTACAAAAAGGTGAAGCGTGTGATCCTTCCAACATATCATTTGAATTCTTGGTGGAAGATGAGGATGGAGAATGGTCAACAAAGAATATAAAGGGGTGTGGTATCTATCCTATATATGTCCCTGGACATGGTTATTCCTCTAAACAAAAGGGGTTGGAGTTGGGGATTGAGGATAGCTCTAGAGATATTGTTGAGTTAGAACCCGACAGTTCTAATGATATTGATGAGTTACAAGTTAAAGGAACTAATCATAACAATGAAGATGACCAGACTAAGAAATTGCAGGAAGTTGTGCACCAAACAATTACTACAGGTTTGCAGCATGTAAAAGTGGACTCAAATGACAATTCTTCATGTCACAGTTTTGTAGGTATGAAACTTCAATGACTCCCTCTCGATAGCTCCTTATTTTTGCTTCATTTGCTGATCAATTCATGTGTGTTGGTATCCACTATCtataaacacaaacaaaataaaaaatcgaaGAGggtaaaaataagaatgaagatATGAAAACTTATTGGCTTATTTTTGCTTCATTTGACCCAATCACATTTGTGAGCTGCAATTTGAAACAACGAAACAGTTATTCTGATAATTCTTCCTTGGCAAGTGGCTTTTTGTATGCCTCTTAGAGGGGCTAAAGGATCTAATGCCTCAATCTTATGATGCTGTCATTTGAGATTGGATTATTGTAAGAATTTGGAGGTTAAAATCACtacattatttacaaaatttctcTTACTTGCATTAGCTTCAACAATTGTCTTTTGTGTTAAGGTCGACTAGGAttggaaagaaaatttaatgattaattttttattttgttacctTCAACTTCAACAGCAGATGGTACAAAGAGAGAATCACATAGTTTCAAGGAAGAAGATTACTATATAAGTTCAACACCTGAAAATCAAGTAAGTGACTAATATGTATTAGTAGTATTGTTCTCCTCTTTTAGCTAAATTAAGAAAGTATTTATATatgtcaaattaatttcaatatttataaaaaaaaaactttgctcATTATCACTCTATTTCACTTAATTTGACAAATGACACTAAACATATTTATCAGATTATCCCCTTTGACACTCCAAGTGCTTCCAACACCGATTCAAATCTGAGTATTGAAGTGTTAGAAGAAACAGACTTGACATACAATCAAGTAGACAAATGTTCTACTCCAATCATGTTAGATGAAGCTCGTGCTCCTGAGGAGAATGACAATCTGCATCAAGAACCAGATTGGGATCCAATTGCTGAGCTTGAGAACATGTTATGTGATAGTTATAAGAGTTTTCCTATGTCAACTCTCTCAACTTCTATTTCAGGTCCAAATGTGGCAGCTATCCTTGAAAAATTAGAGACCCTTTTGGAGACCTCCCTTGAAAATATCTCTTGTGATGATGAAGTCAAGCAACAATTCCATCAAGTGTTGGATCAACTCGTGCAATTTGAAGACCAAGTTCCTGTTAAGCTTCGCCCTGTAATTAACAAGTTAAAAACTTTCATTGAAGGTGTCGATGCCAGATATGTTACTGCCCAAGAAATTATCCAAGATTATAATAAGCTTCTCCAATCAAGGTCTCCTCTATCAAAGCATTTGGAAAGTGCCAGAGCCCGACAATACCAAATTAATTCTAAAGTCTCTGAAGCTAAAATACAAGTTGAAAAGATCAATTTTGAGATTGTTAAACTAGAACAAAAGATAAGGGTTTTAATTGAGACTAGAAACAAGCTAAAGAGAGACTTGGACAATTGTGATGTTGAGAATAACAAGCTAAAGACTAAGGCTGCACAATGGTTGCCAAAATGCAAAACTGTCACCACAGCTTTGAAGGAATCCAAGACTTCTTACAAAGAGGCCATAACCAATAAGAAGAAAGCCGAACATGAATGGGATGATCTAAAGAAGAACTTTGTGGCGAAAAGATTTGAATTGTCACCAGCTTATGCATATTTTGACATTTAGGTCTTTGTAATATGAACTTGTTTTACTATTTTCATCATAGAAATGTTATTTGTACAACAACTTTTATAACTAcgtagagaaaaagaaaggaaagagagagaaatatgacatgcaataaataatataatggaaggaaatagacaaaaaaatgatgttatataaataaattattgtatgaACAACAGActcttttcattattttgtcaCCTTTCTTGGTTGACAATGGATGTTTGGTTATTTTGATGTTTggattgtttaattttctttgcTATTTCTTAACTATTAGTATACTTTTCAGTTGACCCTGAACAATTTATTTTGCTGGCTAACTATGCCCTATTCATGGCCACAGCCATCAATTGTTTATATCTACGAATTCATGTGCCCTGCATCAAAATTGCTGTTATATTacactaaaatattattatattactgTAGTAGACTTTTTTTCTTGAAAGGTTACCGTAGTAGacatattcaccaaaaaaataggTCTTAatgaattagattaaaaacagtGCCTCATGTACATGGATTTTAATATTATGACTAATCTTGCCTAATTGTTCTTCCCTTGTTCTGCACTGTTTCTGCATCGTCCTTCCACTTCTCTAACTCTAATAATGTTGGCAAATGTTATTAAGTAAATCctccctaattttattttttatcagctgtacattcattttttttttctttcgatgGGTCCCTGAACTTATAGTTGTTTCTTAATAGGTTCAACAAGGACCCAATAtgaacctaattaaaaattaaatataagtttaGAAACtcgattataaaaaataattcaggacctatttaaaaataacaaatgattcaaaattctaattaaaaaactatcaACCTTACCACTACAAGCCGGTATTCACATTTTTGTAGAGATTCacagttttttaattaagttcctaaattatttgtcatttttaaacaagtcctaaacttttttttttctttttctactggTCCTTAAACATGTATTACCCCGGTTCTTATTACAAgatctaaataattaatttaccaGGATTAAGAAAAttggttaatttaattaaaaatattaaatttgtattaaatattactttttttccaaaattaataaatattaatcactTATGTTTCTCTCATTGTCATAACATTCTAAGACAGGTTTTAATTAGAggtatttttttgtgaaaaataattaatgctaaAGATATTTTAGGTTggatcttataaaaaaagattttttaactTGGACCTTACAATATTGGAGGTaatatttgtgattttaattaGGTCCAACaacaatctaattaaaaaattaatgcaaaTTTAAGTaccaaattgaaagaaaataatacaagaggctaattaaaaaatggataaaaattTAGGAACCCTAAGAGTAATTAATCTCCtctctataataataatattttaatttttcaccaCTTATCAAGAAGATCATCATAGGTTCAAATTTTAGTGTGATCATTATTCaccaaaaaatcaagaaaagtaAATAGTACATATACTAATAatgtaaaatgtttttatattgcAATCTaatttaaatctaaattattatatataataagattgttaaattttaatataattgcttcaaaaatcatattaatgatgatttttaattgattaataatataaaattatcacatataataatgtataaaaattaaactcacttATCAAACaacaatatatgaaaattaagggAGTATTTGGTTTGATTGCTTCCTGCTTTCATTTTAgaatggtgatgaaaatgtgtttggttgaatttttgaaaacatttttagtaaaaatatttttccaaacgaaccaaaaaatgaaaacaataaaaacttGTTTTCAGTATTTTCAGTTGAAAATAGGAACCTTATCTTgactaaaatgaaaacatgtgataataaatataattttaagcaaatctaaaaatacatttccttttttttgtctttcacaCGCTTCTCTCATTTTTCGACaaagcaaaaaacaaaagtgaaacTAAATATGTTTTCATAATTCTAAtcctttgaaaatgaaaacaattttaaaaaatgaaaacaaaaattaaaaataaaaaataaaaatacaaaccaaatacatatttaatgtaaaacttgaatttaaatttttttagcccAAATTAAATGTAAGCTTTATATATCGGCCAATAATGCAGGCTAAGCCCACaaaaaatccattaaaatcCTGCAAAACTAGACTTTGATAGGGTttggatttcattttttaagctCAAATTAAATCCGGATTTTCTTGACCTAGTCCATTACAGCTGTGCATGAGACTAGCTTGATGGTCAGGTAACCCGTATTGTTAcccatataaattttttagaaaaaaattcatcTAAGCAATGAACTTAAAAAAAGTGAAGGAAAATTTGTAACGTAACACTAATTAATCTCCTCGTCATATTCACAAACGTAATTAGTctcatttatttctaaaaagaataaaagcgTTACTAGTAATATGTGCATAACGTGTCAATCAACATACAATTATCCTAGTAATTCTGAATTTAAGTTTCAATATGCAGTAATACAAAATACAGcgcattaatattattttattgttagatATGAAGCTTGAAAATAGAGAATTTGAGAAGAGAATTTTTCactgatattaattttatcgaACTTGATTAAAACtgtcattataaataaaaaataataaataatcaatttgaTTCCTATATTTTCTACTCACGACAATTTTCTGTCTGTTattgtgaaaataattaatttattctaaaattgtGTAAATATACTTACAATTTAGTGTCATTGTCAAGTCCTTCCATTAACATTGAGTGCTTTTGTTGATAACACGACAAATGCAAATTATTTTGACCTAATATTCCGTCTTGGTTTAAAATCTTATTCTTCGCAGACAACGCAAAGAATCGGGAGTCAAATCCTTATGCTTTGTTTGGACCAACGCCAATTGTAATTGCAACTGTAATATAAAAGTAAACTGTATTAAATTATGGGACTTTACGAAATTTCAATTCTATTCTATTTTTAGAAATGTTATTTTAGGAATATAACATTTTAGTTTCATTCGTggataaataagaaaaacatgtttgattatattttaatatttttgtgaatatcttttaaaatttaaaataaaatattttaaaaaattaatgatattttaataaataattcccCATATTCCCATTAGAATATATTATTCACCTCCCTCCTCATGGAAATAATAAAAGTGTAGGAAACTGTGATACAAATTAAACTTATTACattcataaaaatcaataatatttgagaataatttttcaaaatttataataaa contains:
- the LOC100809963 gene encoding TMV resistance protein N isoform X1, yielding MANQQIINHASSSSCVASLKRYDVFLSFRGEDTRKIITSHLYHALFQAELATYIDYRLQKGDEISQALIEAIEESQVSVIIFSEKYATSKWCLDEITKIIECKEGQGQVVIPVFYKIDPSHIRKQQGSFKQAFVEHEQDLKITTDRVQKWREALTKAANLAGWDFQTYRTEAEFIKDIVKDVLLKLNLIYPIELKGLIGIEGNYTRIESLLKIDSRKVRVIGIWGMGGIGKTTLATALYAKLFSRFEGHCFLGNVREQAEKQGLDFLRTKLFSELLPGENHLHENMPKVEYHFITRRLKRKKVFLVLDDVASSEQLEDLIDDFNCFGPGSRVIVTTRDKHIFSYVDEIYEVKELNDLDSLQLFCLNAFREKHPKNGFEELSESVIAYCKGNPLALKVLGARLRSRSEQAWYCELRKLQKIPNVKIHNVLKLSFDDLDHTEQEIFLDIACFFKGEYRDHIISLLEACNFFPAIGIEVLADKSLITISPEDTIEMHDLIQEMGWNIVHQESIKDPGKRSRLWDPEEVFDVLKYNRGTEAIEGIILDLSKIEDLHLSFDSFTKMTNVRFLKFYYGKWSSKGKIYLPKNGLKSLSDKLRHLQWHGYCLESLPSTFSAKFLVELVMPYSNLQKLWDGVQNLVNLKDIDLRYCENLVEVPDLSKATNLEDLSLSQCKSLRQVHPSILSLPKLQSLDLEGCIEIQSLQSDVHLESLQDLRLSNCSSLKEFSVMSVELRRLWLDGTHIQELPASIWGCTKLKFIDVQGCDNLDGFGDKLSYDPRTTCFNSLVLSGCKQLNASNLDFILVGMRSLTSLELENCFNLRTLPDSIGLLSSLKLLKLSRSNVESLPASIENLVKLRRLYLDHCMKLVSLPELPESLWLLSAVNCASLVTNFTQLNIPFQLKQGLEDLPQSVFLPGDHVPERFSFHAEGASVTIPHLPLSDLLCGLIFCVFLSQSPPHGKYVYVDCFIYKNSQRIDGRGARLHDQNLILDHVFLWFVDIKQFGDDSLLRRLQKGEACDPSNISFEFLVEDEDGEWSTKNIKGCGIYPIYVPGHGYSSKQKGLELGIEDSSRDIVELEPDSSNDIDELQVKGTNHNNEDDQTKKLQEVVHQTITTGLQHVKVDSNDNSSCHSFVADGTKRESHSFKEEDYYISSTPENQIIPFDTPSASNTDSNLSIEVLEETDLTYNQVDKCSTPIMLDEARAPEENDNLHQEPDWDPIAELENMLCDSYKSFPMSTLSTSISGPNVAAILEKLETLLETSLENISCDDEVKQQFHQVLDQLVQFEDQVPVKLRPVINKLKTFIEGVDARYVTAQEIIQDYNKLLQSRSPLSKHLESARARQYQINSKVSEAKIQVEKINFEIVKLEQKIRVLIETRNKLKRDLDNCDVENNKLKTKAAQWLPKCKTVTTALKESKTSYKEAITNKKKAEHEWDDLKKNFVAKRFELSPAYAYFDI
- the LOC100809963 gene encoding TMV resistance protein N isoform X2 — translated: MANQQIINHASSSSCVASLKRYDVFLSFRGEDTRKIITSHLYHALFQAELATYIDYRLQKGDEISQALIEAIEESQVSVIIFSEKYATSKWCLDEITKIIECKEGQGQVVIPVFYKIDPSHIRKQQGSFKQAFVEHEQDLKITTDRVQKWREALTKAANLAGWDFQTYRTEAEFIKDIVKDVLLKLNLIYPIELKGLIGIEGNYTRIESLLKIDSRKVRVIGIWGMGGIGKTTLATALYAKLFSRFEGHCFLGNVREQAEKQGLDFLRTKLFSELLPGENHLHENMPKVEYHFITRRLKRKKVFLVLDDVASSEQLEDLIDDFNCFGPGSRVIVTTRDKHIFSYVDEIYEVKELNDLDSLQLFCLNAFREKHPKNGFEELSESVIAYCKGNPLALKVLGARLRSRSEQAWYCELRKLQKIPNVKIHNVLKLSFDDLDHTEQEIFLDIACFFKGEYRDHIISLLEACNFFPAIGIEVLADKSLITISPEDTIEMHDLIQEMGWNIVHQESIKDPGKRSRLWDPEEVFDVLKYNRGTEAIEGIILDLSKIEDLHLSFDSFTKMTNVRFLKFYYGKWSSKGKIYLPKNGLKSLSDKLRHLQWHGYCLESLPSTFSAKFLVELVMPYSNLQKLWDGVQNLVNLKDIDLRYCENLVEVPDLSKATNLEDLSLSQCKSLRQVHPSILSLPKLQSLDLEGCIEIQSLQSDVHLESLQDLRLSNCSSLKEFSVMSVELRRLWLDGTHIQELPASIWGCTKLKFIDVQGCDNLDGFGDKLSYDPRTTCFNSLVLSGCKQLNASNLDFILVGMRSLTSLELENCFNLRTLPDSIGLLSSLKLLKLSRSNVESLPASIENLVKLRRLYLDHCMKLVSLPELPESLWLLSAVNCASLVTNFTQLNIPFQLKQGLEDLPQSVFLPGDHVPERFSFHAEGASVTIPHLPLSDLLCGLIFCVFLSQSPPHGKYVYVDCFIYKNSQRIDGRGARLHDQNLILDHVFLWFVDIKQFGDDSLLRRLQKGEACDPSNISFEFLVEDEDGEWSTKNIKGCGIYPIYVPGHGYSSKQKGLELGIEDSSRDIVELEPDSSNDIDELQVKGTNHNNEDDQTKKLQEVVHQTITTGLQHVKVDSNDNSSCHSFVDGTKRESHSFKEEDYYISSTPENQIIPFDTPSASNTDSNLSIEVLEETDLTYNQVDKCSTPIMLDEARAPEENDNLHQEPDWDPIAELENMLCDSYKSFPMSTLSTSISGPNVAAILEKLETLLETSLENISCDDEVKQQFHQVLDQLVQFEDQVPVKLRPVINKLKTFIEGVDARYVTAQEIIQDYNKLLQSRSPLSKHLESARARQYQINSKVSEAKIQVEKINFEIVKLEQKIRVLIETRNKLKRDLDNCDVENNKLKTKAAQWLPKCKTVTTALKESKTSYKEAITNKKKAEHEWDDLKKNFVAKRFELSPAYAYFDI